In one window of Candidatus Aminicenantes bacterium DNA:
- a CDS encoding RNA polymerase sigma factor: MTEPGDGLFDRLVACREDVFRVCLGFSRNPADAEDLTQDVFLKAFARRDALRNPYGSKIWLLRIARTTCLDRIRRDRRRPTISLNSLPRPAMDMARPDPPVDSGADLRRIKAAAARLPRRRREVFVLREYGGLSYEEIARTLKIKIGTVMSRLNRARKAVAEAAREKIREKD; encoded by the coding sequence TTGACCGAGCCGGGCGACGGACTCTTCGACCGGCTCGTCGCCTGCCGGGAGGATGTCTTCCGGGTCTGTCTCGGCTTTTCGCGCAACCCGGCCGACGCCGAGGATCTGACCCAAGACGTCTTTCTCAAGGCCTTCGCCCGCCGGGACGCGCTGCGCAACCCCTACGGGTCCAAGATCTGGCTCCTGCGGATCGCCCGCACGACCTGCCTCGACCGCATCCGCCGCGACAGGCGCCGGCCGACCATCTCGCTCAACAGCCTGCCGCGGCCGGCGATGGATATGGCCCGGCCCGATCCGCCCGTCGATTCCGGCGCCGATTTACGGCGGATTAAAGCCGCGGCCGCCCGTTTGCCCCGCCGCCGGCGCGAAGTCTTCGTCCTGCGCGAATACGGCGGATTGTCCTATGAAGAGATCGCCCGGACGCTGAAGATCAAGATAGGCACCGTGATGTCGCGGCTCAACCGGGCCCGCAAGGCCGTGGCCGAAGCCGCGAGGGAGAAAATCCGTGAAAAAGACTGA
- a CDS encoding nucleotidyltransferase, giving the protein MAMERLLRLLNENSAVYVVIGATAFPAYGYARATLDIDLFVKSTRPNIRRVMKALREFGYGLSDFSENDFLTHKILIRQYLLETDIHPFVKGIVFGEVWENRITSKIGKTEVYFPSLEDMIRMKKAAGRIKDREDLKFLKKLLKKKSEAVP; this is encoded by the coding sequence ATGGCCATGGAACGGCTGCTTCGATTACTAAACGAAAATAGCGCCGTTTACGTCGTTATCGGCGCGACGGCGTTTCCCGCCTATGGGTATGCCCGCGCGACTTTGGATATCGACCTGTTCGTGAAGTCGACCCGGCCTAATATCCGCAGGGTCATGAAAGCCTTGCGTGAATTCGGATATGGCTTGTCGGATTTCAGTGAGAACGATTTCTTGACTCACAAAATCCTGATTCGCCAATACCTTCTTGAAACCGATATCCATCCTTTCGTCAAAGGCATTGTCTTTGGAGAAGTCTGGGAAAATAGAATCACGAGCAAAATCGGAAAGACCGAGGTGTATTTCCCCTCTCTTGAGGACATGATCCGAATGAAAAAGGCCGCCGGCCGCATCAAGGACCGTGAAGATCTAAAATTCCTGAAAAAGCTTCTGAAAAAGAAATCCGAAGCTGTGCCCTAG
- a CDS encoding UPF0175 family protein yields the protein MKRTNIMLDDDQHRSLKAYAQKEKRTIGGLVREAIDTTYGAKNRLEQRKEIALNAYREGLISLGKLAEVIGLDPVSARLYLRERGIPQRVQDIEDIRRDAENA from the coding sequence ATGAAGCGCACCAATATCATGCTCGACGACGACCAGCATCGTTCCCTCAAAGCCTACGCCCAGAAAGAAAAACGAACGATCGGCGGACTGGTCCGGGAAGCTATCGATACGACCTACGGAGCCAAAAACAGGCTTGAGCAACGGAAAGAGATCGCGCTGAATGCCTACCGCGAAGGATTGATCAGCCTCGGCAAGCTGGCCGAAGTCATCGGCCTCGATCCGGTATCGGCAAGGCTCTATCTGCGGGAACGCGGGATCCCCCAGCGAGTCCAGGACATCGAAGATATCCGCCGGGATGCAGAGAATGCCTGA